The sequence below is a genomic window from Blastocatellia bacterium.
TCACGTGTGAAAGGGCGAAGAATTATCAGCCGGATGGCGTGAACAGCAGTAGCACAATGCCGACCAAAGCAGCCCATGCTGCTCCTTTGAAATAGCCACAGATTTCACGCTTCACACCGATGGTTCTCTGGTGACACCCGGTGCAGCGTGTGTGGCTGAGTCCTCTTAAAATAGCCCACGAAACAAATAGCCCACGAAACACACGAAACACACGAACTTCACGAAAGAATAGTATTTTCTCGTGGCGTGCGGGGAACGCATGGGCGATTCCTGACTTTATCTTGGCCAAAGCGGCGTCGCGCCCTGCGGGCTTGCCGCCGCGCTCCAAAACGCATTCTCATACGCACTCTAGCTTGGAGTGCGCCGGCAGAGCCAAGCGGTAACGGCGCTCCTCTGAAGAATGTGGCACAGGCGTTCCCGCCTGTGCTCCATTTTCATGGTTCGTGGCGTGGCCGATTGCTTGCTCTTGAGCAAGTGTGTTGGCGGCTCTGTCGCCCCAGTCTTAAGGCGCTAGAAACGGTTGCGGCAGAAACGGGGTAAACTGACCACGCTTGGCTTCTGTCTGCGCGCGTGAGATGTGCAAAGGTGCGTCTTTGATTCGCGTGAATACCAACTCGTCTTGCATCGGTTGTGCGTCAATTTGAATCTCTTCTCCGCCGACAAGCTGACCCGTAGCAACCAGGTTGGCTAACGGAAAGACGATGTAGCGTTCAATGGCCCGTTTCAGGTGGCGCGCGCCATAGCGATAATCGCAGCCTTCCTCAAGCAACCGTTGTTTAGCGCGCGCCGTGAATCTCATTGTCAACGGGCGAGCGAAGCGCCGATTCATGCGCTCTTGAACCTGTTTCAATTCCAACTCCACGATCTTCCGAAGCTGCTCTTCACGCAGTGGCCGAAAGACGACGGCTTTATCAATCCGATTCATGAACTCCGGGGAAAACTTTCTCCGAGCCGCTGCAATCGCCGTGTGGTAAATCTTCTCGTCGGTATATTCATTCAAGCGTGGGCTGGCGGTCGGCGGGCCAAAGCCGACTTTGACTGACATGAGCGATTCCATTTCTTTGGCGCCGAGATTAGAGGTCATACAAATGATGCAGCGAGAAAAATCAACTTTTCGATTATCCCCCAGCGTCAATGTAGCTTTGTCCAAGATACCCAGCAACAGCAGCCATAAGCTGTCAGAAGCTTTTTCGATCTCGTCGAACAACACAAAGGTAAATTGGTTTTCGGGCGTTTGGAAACGATCAATGCGTTCTTGGGTGAATGCCGGCTCGGTTTCCCGATGGCCCAGGTAACCGGGTGGCGAGCCGATCAGCTTGGCGATTTCATGACTGTGTTGAAATTCAGCGCAATCCACTTTGACCATCGCATAGGGATCACCGAACAGAATTTCCGCGGCTGCTTCAACGACCCGCGTTTTCCCTGTTCCCGTTGGTCCGAGGAATAACAACGTCCCGATGGGCCGAAAGGGCTGTGTCATGCCGGCCAAATAAAGTTGATAGAGGCCGACCAACGCGCGGACTGCCCGCTCTTGTCCAACAATGCGAGCAGCGAGTTGGTCGTTGAACATCTGCGCTGATGGGCTCATCAGGCTGGGGTCTAATTGTGTCACATCCATCCGAGCATGTTCTTTGAGTGTCGCCACCATGTAATGCCACCTCCGCGCTGACGTTGAAACAAGCGACGTGAGCAGAACGGGTGTGCAATGCCTGTTCCAAACCCGAAGACCGGACTGGCTCCGGCATGCTTCGTTGCACTATGTATTGTCATTGGAAGTCTTGTTCTGCTGAGTTCGTCTCTCGCCAAGCGATGGAGTGATCCAATGCGTTTCAACCCTGAAACATTTTCTTCAGTGGTGAAAGCAGCCTTTCTGCAAGAAGCGGGTTCGGCCTCGCCGATACGGATTTCCGACGGCTACGACGGGCTATCGAACGGGGATGTAGACCGCTGGCAGGCCGATGGCTTGACAGTCCAAGAGCGCGTGGGCTAAAAATTCACGCGGTGACTTATGATGCTGAACATACTCAAATACGGCGATCCACGACTGGAACAGCCGTCCGAGCCGGTAACCGAGTTTAACGGAGAACTGGCCAAACTCGTGCATGATATGTTTGAAACGATGTACGCTGCTCGCGGCGTTGGGCTGGCGGCGCCGCAAGTGGGCGTGTTGAAACGCCTCTTTGTGATGGATTGCAGCGGCGGCACAGACCCAAAACAAAAGTACGTCTTCATCAATCCTCAGATCATCTCCACGGAAGGCGAGCAGGTCGGAGAAGAAGGTTGCTTGAGTTTCCCCGGCATCTATCTGAAAGTGACTCGTCCCAAACGAGTGCTTGCTACGGCGTATGATCTCAATGGCAAGCCATTCACGGTTGATGCGATGGACTTGGCAGCCCGCTGCATTGCCCACGAAACTGATCATCTGGACGGTGAATTGTTCCTTGATCTGGTCAGCGCAATCAAACGCGATTTTGTACAGCGAAAAATTAAAAAGCTGATCAAAGCGGGAGAATGGTAAAAAAACCAGCTCTCCGACCTCGGAGTTGAAAAACAGAAATCAGGAGCCAGGCGTCAGAAGTCACAAGCCAGAAATCAGGAGTCACGAATCACGGACCGCGAACCACGAGTCACGAATCACGGTCCACGGGTCACGGACCACGAATCACGATTCACAGACCTTTGAAGTCGTTATGCGGATTATTTTCATGGGCACGCCGGACGTGGCCGTGCCGACGCTGGAACGCATCATAGAAGCGGGTCATACGGTCGAAGCTGTGTTCACGCAACCTGACCGTCCGGTTGGGCGCCATCAGACACTGATGCCGCCGCCGATCAAGCGAGCTGCGCTGGCTCACGGGCTTCCTGTTTATCAACCGGCGCAAATCAAAACCGACGAAGTGCGCCAGCAGTTCCTCGCTGTGGCGCCGGACGTTGCGGTGGTGGTGGCTTACGGTCGGATTCTTCCGCCCTGGTTGCTGGAGATTCCTCGTTGGGGGTGCATTAACGTCCATTTCTCGTTGTTGCCAAAGTATCGCGGCGCAGCCCCTGTCAATTGGGCGATTGCTTGCGGCGAAACAGAAACAGGGGTCACGACGATGCAAATGGACGCTGGACTGGATACGGGGCCGATTCTGCTACAAAAGTCTTGTTCCATCGAACCCGACGAAACGGCTCCTGAACTAGCCGCGCGGCTGGCCGTCATCGGCGCTGAGCTGCTGGTGCAAACACTCGCCCTGATCGAACAGGGCGCCATCACGCCTCAGGCACAAGATCATTCTCAGGCAACGTTGGCGCCCATTCTGAAGCGTGAAGACGGCTTGATCAACTGGCAAATGCCAGCGCAGCACATCCACAACCGCATCCGCGGATTTCAACCCTGGCCCGGCGCGTGGACCATTTTCAACGGACAGCGATTGATTATCTGGGGCGCGAACGTTGTCTCTGCTGATCAACCGGACGAACGGGAGCGGGCGCAGCGCGATGCCGTCACAGCGCCGGGAACGATCGTTCATGCCGGCAAAGAGCGTCTCGTGATTCAATGCGGGGATTTGTCCCTATTGCAGATTGAAGAACTCCAGCTTGAAGGGAGACGACGCATGAAGACACGCGATTTCTTAAACGGCATTCGAGTGGATGCAGGCATGCAGCTCGGCCATTAGCGCGTGGTTTGGGTGAACGCAGACGTTGAGTTTTGGCCGAGCGCGTCTTCCCTTGCTTAAGAACATGTGGCATAGGCATTCCTGCCTGTGCTCCATGATTCATTCTTCGTGGCGTGCAAGAGCATAGGAACGATTCTCTTGAGCATGTGGCATAGGCATTCCTGCCTGTGCTCCATGATTCATTCTTCGTGGCGTGCAAGAGCATAGGAACGATTCTCTTGGAAACTGAGAGCATGTGGGATGAGCATAGTGTCCAAGAAACGACAATCCACCTCGCCATCGCTTCATGGTAGGAGCGGCCACCGGTCACCGGCCATCAGTCCGGCGCGGCGGGAAGCGTTCCGCATCTTGTTACAGGTCGAACAGGAGCGAGCTTATGCCTCAGAGCTCTTGGTTTCGGCAAAGCTGGATGCTCTAGCTGCTGAGGAC
It includes:
- a CDS encoding AAA family ATPase; the protein is MVATLKEHARMDVTQLDPSLMSPSAQMFNDQLAARIVGQERAVRALVGLYQLYLAGMTQPFRPIGTLLFLGPTGTGKTRVVEAAAEILFGDPYAMVKVDCAEFQHSHEIAKLIGSPPGYLGHRETEPAFTQERIDRFQTPENQFTFVLFDEIEKASDSLWLLLLGILDKATLTLGDNRKVDFSRCIICMTSNLGAKEMESLMSVKVGFGPPTASPRLNEYTDEKIYHTAIAAARRKFSPEFMNRIDKAVVFRPLREEQLRKIVELELKQVQERMNRRFARPLTMRFTARAKQRLLEEGCDYRYGARHLKRAIERYIVFPLANLVATGQLVGGEEIQIDAQPMQDELVFTRIKDAPLHISRAQTEAKRGQFTPFLPQPFLAP
- the def gene encoding peptide deformylase, producing the protein MMLNILKYGDPRLEQPSEPVTEFNGELAKLVHDMFETMYAARGVGLAAPQVGVLKRLFVMDCSGGTDPKQKYVFINPQIISTEGEQVGEEGCLSFPGIYLKVTRPKRVLATAYDLNGKPFTVDAMDLAARCIAHETDHLDGELFLDLVSAIKRDFVQRKIKKLIKAGEW
- the fmt gene encoding methionyl-tRNA formyltransferase, which produces MRIIFMGTPDVAVPTLERIIEAGHTVEAVFTQPDRPVGRHQTLMPPPIKRAALAHGLPVYQPAQIKTDEVRQQFLAVAPDVAVVVAYGRILPPWLLEIPRWGCINVHFSLLPKYRGAAPVNWAIACGETETGVTTMQMDAGLDTGPILLQKSCSIEPDETAPELAARLAVIGAELLVQTLALIEQGAITPQAQDHSQATLAPILKREDGLINWQMPAQHIHNRIRGFQPWPGAWTIFNGQRLIIWGANVVSADQPDERERAQRDAVTAPGTIVHAGKERLVIQCGDLSLLQIEELQLEGRRRMKTRDFLNGIRVDAGMQLGH